A region of the Flavobacteriaceae bacterium MAR_2010_188 genome:
CCACCCATGGTTGCCGCCAAAACACCTTTAAATGCAAGGTTAGATAAACTCGCTAATAAGATGAGACGCCATCCTAGTGATGTTGCTAGTCCTTCGCCCTTCATTAAGTTTGAAAGTGAAAGCGTAATAGCATCTACATCGGTAAGACCACTAATGATTGAAACTGCGTAGAGAGCATTATTGCCAAATTTGTCTTTGGTAAAAGCTACCGCCAGTAAAATCACCGCATAGAGAATTCCAAAAATAAGTGCACTTTTAAACTGTGCTGGGTTACTAGGTTCCGGCATTTCGGCATCATCACCTTCCTTATTTATAAAGTAGTATAGTCCAATACTTAAAGCAATCATAATCACAAGCTCTACTCCAAGAGGCAATAAAACTTCCGGGACTTTATTTGGAACTACTACCACAACCTCAATCATCACCCTTAATAGAGCCACCGTAGAAGCGGCCATAATTACAAAAGCGGCCATTTTTGCAATACCTTTAGTTTCTGCTGTCTTACGCGCATAACTGACTGTTGTCGCGGTACTACTTATAAGGCCACCTAATATGCCATTGGCAATGTTGCCTACATTTTTTCCAACGAATTTATAGATGAAATACCCCACGACACTTATACCCACGATTAAGGTAACCATAAGCCAGATATTCCTAGCGTTTAGTACGTCATAAGGACCAAAGGTAGTGTTTGGCAAAATAGGTAGTATTACCAGCGAAATCCCAGCAAAAGTCATGATGGCGGCCAAATCCTTCTCTTTTAAGTCTTCGATAAAATCATGAAGATGTTCTTTGAGGTAAAGCAGTATTGCCATAGTACCACCAACTACAACTCCTGTAACCCGGCTCCCTAAAACAAGATAAGCACCGATTGCAAACATAAGCAGTGCCGCAACTTCTGTTGTCTGACCAACATCTGCTTCGTCAAATTTTTTAAGTTTAATGATATTGGCAACGGCAAGCATGCCCATGAGTGACAATCCTAGAATAGGTAGGATATATGGATTATCGAAATCCCGGGTCAGAAATCCCGACATTACACCTAAAATGGAAATTAGGGTAAAAGTTCTTACGCCTGCCATTTCGCTGTCTGTTTTCTGACGTTGAAGGCCGACAAGCATTCCTAGACCGAATGCGATTGCTAGTGTTATTAAATCATTATAATTCATATACGAGACAAGATAATAAAAACAAAAAAAAACCACGCCATTGGCGTGGTTTAAAAAATCTTTTGTGATAGAAATTTATTCGTTTGTGGTCTCTATTTTTTCGACCTTCTTTTCGACCTTAATTTCTTCTATATTATTATCTGTTTCGTACTTCTTGATATTCGCCATTACTTCAGCTTCAGTACCAGTGAAAGTTTTTGTCTCAACAACTCTTTCACCATTAACAGTTTTAGTGAATTCTACTTTAGCTTCTGCAACCGCATCGCTTTCTAGATTCATTTCAACTTTAATTTGATCAGTATTAGCATATCCAGTTTCATCCGCATGACCTCCTAAAATCGGAGCAATTACCAAACCAACTAAACAGGTTAGTTTAATCAAGATGTTCATCGATGGACCTGAAGTATCTTTAAATGGATCACCTACCGTATCTCCAGTAACTGCAGCTTTATGCGCCTCAGAACCTTTAAAGGTCATTGTACCATCTATCATTACACCAGCTTCAAAAGACTTCTTAGCGTTGTCCCAAGCACCACCGGCGTTGTTCTGAAAGATAGCCCACATAACACCACTTACACAAACACCGGCCATATAACCACCAAGTGGTTCAGCACCGAAAATCAATCCAATTAATATTGGGGTGATGATAGTGATTAAACCAGGTAAGATCATTTCTCTCAATGCCGCTTTGGTAGAAATAGCCACACATTTAGCGTATTCTGGCTTTCCGGTTCCTTCCATAATCCCAGGAATTTCCCTGAACTGACGACGAACTTCCTTAACCATTTCCATTGCTGCCTTACCAACTGATTGCATTGCAAGAGCAGAGAACACAACCGGAATCATACCACCGATAAATAACATCGCTAAAACATCAGCTTTAAAGATGTTGATACCGTCGATTCCTGTAAACGTTACGTAAGCAGCAAAAAGTGCTAATGCAGTTAAGGCAGCAGATGCAATTGCAAAACCTTTACCAACCGCTGCAGTTGTATTACCTACCGAATCCAAAATATCTGTACGTTCTCTAACTTCAGGATCTAATTCGCTCATTTCTGCAACACCACCGGCGTTATCTGCAATCGGTCCAAAAGCATCAATCGCTAACTGCATTGCTGTAGTAGCCATCATAGCTGAAGCAGCTAAAGCAACACCGTAAAATCCTGCTAGCTCATAAGAACCGTAGATTGCGGCAGCGAAAAGAATAACAGAAAGAAAAGTAGATTTCATACCAACAGCTAAACCAGCGATGATGTTGGTAGCAGCTCCAGTTGAACTATTTTTAACGATATCCATAACCGGTCCTTTACCAAGAGAGGTATAGTGAGCGGTAACTACAGAGATAAGTGCGCCAACCGCTAGACCGATACAAGCCGACCAGAAAACGTTCATTGAAGAAATAGCCTTATAGCCTTCTCCAAAGAATTTCATATTCATGGTTTCTGGCAACATATAATCAATTAAGAAAAAACTAGCAACCAAAGTAAGCAGAATTGCTACCCAGTTACCCATATCTAATGCTTTTTGAACTTGAGATTCTCTTGCTGTATTACTTTTTATTCCAACTAAGAATGTGCCAATGATTGAAGCTAAAATTCCAACACCTGCAATTACGATTGGTAATAATATAGGACCCATATTTCCGAAGCCATCAGTAAATGGAGTATCAACGGACATATCTTTTATCAAGTAATTACCCAATACCATAGAAGCCAAAACGGTCGCAACGTAAGAACCGAACAAATCCGCACCCATACCAGCGACATCCCCAACATTATCTCCCACGTTATCTGCAATGGTTGCAGGGTTACGAGGGTCATCTTCTGGTATACCAGCTTCAACCTTACCAACTAAATCCGCTCCAACGTCGGCAGCTTTGGTATAAATACCACCACCAACCCGAGCAAATAATGCAATAGATTCCGCTCCAAGGGAGAAACCAGCCAATGCTTCAAGAGCAACGGTCATATCGTCGTAGAAGTTAGAACCTCCGGTAACAAACATGTTAACGAAAAGCATAAAGAATAAACTTAAGCCTAAAACGGCAAGTCCTGCAACTCCTAATCCCATTACTGTACCACCACCAAAAGCAACTTTTAATGCTTGTGGCAAACTAGTTTTGGCAGCTTCTGCAGTACGTGCATTAGCTTCGGTAGCGATTCTCATCCCGATATTTCCTGCAAGTGCAGAGAAAAAAGCTCCACATATAAATGCAACGATTATAATCCAATGTGTGGTTGGCACCATATAAGCAATAACGCCTAATGCAGCCGAGGCAATCACCACGAAAATCAACAGCAAACGATACTCCGCCGCTAAGAAAGCTAAGGCGCCTTCTTTAATCGCTTTAGAGATCTCTTGCATTTTTTCACTTCCGGCAGACTGCTTTTTCACCCAATTCATCTTCACAAACATGAAGAGAAGTCCCACTATTGCCAGTACAATCGGCACAAAAATAATGTTTGAATCCATCTTAATTTTGATTATTTATTTAGCTGCGCAAAAGTAGTAATTCTAAATAGATTTCAAAATCGTTTAAGAACTTATATTTTATGCGGGTTTTTGAGGATATCAATAATATGAAGGAAGAGCTAAAAATCAAAAACCCATCTGATTAGGATGGGTTTTTGCTTTTTGATTAATATTGAAGGTTTTCTTCTACATACCTACTGCGGCATTACTCAAGTTATTTAAAGCATTGCTGATCATTTGTAATTGCTCATCGCTACTGTCTAACATATGTCTTTCCTTTAAGTAAAATAGATCGTTATAGGCAACAAAAACATTCCCGTTTTCATCTTGATAAACCAGCATTTTTTGTGGTAAGTCTAAGCCTACGGTCTGCTCATCTTGCATCAACGGAGTTCCCAAATTTGGATTGCCGAAAATAATAATTCTGGTTGGTCTAAGGTCTAATCCAACACTCTCTGCATTTTTCTGGTGGTCTAATTCTGCAACGATTTTTAAGTTTGGATTGGATAATATTGCATTCTGCAGATTAGAGTAGGTGCTTTCAAAATCCTGAGAGCTTTCTTTAATAATAATACCATCAGCATAAGAGACAGTTTGACCGGAAGCCGATTTTATTTCACTTTTGGTAGCATCTGAAACTAAATTTTGCAACGCTCCAGATATCTTTTCCAAAGTGGCAACGCCTTCTAGGTCATAACGACTTTTTAGATATTCCACGCTATTATACATCGCATAATCTTCCATTTTTTCGTTTCGAAAAAACAAAACATGTTGTGGCAAATCTAATCCCGCCAATTGATTTTTCTGCATCAAAGGTGTTCCCAAAACTGGATTTCCAAAGAATACTACTCTGGTCGGATTCAATTCTAATCCCACTGACTTTGCATTTTTTTCATGATCAACCTCAGCGATAATCGATACTGCTTCATTTTTTTTAAGGCTATAGATCAAGCGATTATAGGCCGCCTGCATGGCAATAGTCGCGGCAGCGTATTTTGTGCCTACAACATTATAATCAGTACTAGTGTGTTTATTGGCCCTGATTTTCATTGCAAATGCCTGTTCTGTTTCTGAGTTGTCTACCGTGCTGCACGAAAAAGATAAGGCTAGCAATGCGGAAAAGAATATTGAATTTTTCATATTAATTTTTTTATTCTAGAAATATAAGTCGCTAAGTAATCATGAATTTGCGCAATTAAATTCATCTTTAACGCTGTTGCGGAAATTTGATGTTTTAGGTATTTCTTTATAATGAATAAACATATCTTTAATCTAAAATTTATTTCAGGTTGAAACACATTACCCGCGCCGTCTGGATTCTATCTGTTATCAGCTTGTTTACCGATATGGCCAGTGAGATGCTCTATCCCATAATGCCGATTTATCTAAAACATATTGGCTTTTCGGTGGTTTTAATCGGTATTCTTGAAGGTTTTGCGGAAGCGATTGCAGGTTTAAGCAAAGGTTATTTTGGAAAACAGTCTGATCTTTCTGGTAAACGGGTCCCTTTTGTACAGGTAGGTTATGCGTTGAGCGCCATCTCTAAACCAATGATGGCCATATTTATTTATCCTCTATGGATATTTTTTGCTAGAACGATAGACCGGATTGGGAAAGGAATTAGGACGGGAGCTCGCGACGCTATTTTGAGCGACGAGGCAACTGCCGAAACCAAGGCCAAGGTTTTTGGATTTCACCGCTCGATGGATACGATGGGCGCGGTGATTGGCCCAGCTTTGGCACTTCTTTACCTTTATTTTTATCCCGAAGATTATAAAACCCTATTTTTTCTGGCATTTATTCCTGGAGTTCTGGCGGTAATTTCTTCGTATCTATTGAAAGATAAGAGAAAACCAAACCTTGAAACCACCAAAGGCTCCTTCTTTTCGTTTCTACATTATTGGAAAGAAAGCCCCGAAATCTATAGAAAACTTGTTTTAGGACTATTGTTTTTCACGCTCATAAATAGCTCGGATGTTTTTTTGCTGTTGAAGGCTAAAGAAGCTGGCCTAGACGATACTTGGGTTATTGCTGTTTATATTTTTTATAACCTCATCTTCGCATTATTTGCTCTGCCAATGGGCATTTTGGCAGATAAAGTTGGGATGAAAAACATCTTTATCATCGGTCTTCTGATTTTTTCAGTGGTGTATTTTGGGATGGCTATAAATACTAATATTTACTTTTTCTTCGGCCTATTTTTCTTGTACGGCGTTTATGCATCTATGACCGAAGGGATTTCCAAAGCTTGGATTACTAATATTACTTCTAAAAAAGATACGGCAACCGCGGTCGGTAATTATTCCGGATTTCAGAGTTTGTGCGCGATGCTATCCAGTACTTTAACCGGATTTATGTGGTTTCAATTTGGAGGAAATGCGGCTTTTATGACTACCGCTGCCTTAACCATTATTGCCATCGTTTATTTTATAAGTTTACCAAAACCCCAACCTTATGTTGAATAAATTCAAGCTTAAAAGCTTTTTAATTGTTTTTATAATATCTTTTGTGTTTTCATGTGAAGAGAAAAAAGAAGACCCAGCAATCGCAATCACGGCCGACTATCAATTACAAAATGATACTTATAATGCCAAACTTTTAAAAAGCAGAAAGGAAAATTACCTTCCACTTATTGCGCTTTTAAAAATGGACTCGACCAAGATGAATTTTGGTAGCAATGAAAAAAACTTTTTGGCTTTACGGGGCGATTCAATTGCGCCAACTTTCGGTGCGATTACTAAAAACGATAGTATTTATGAGTTTGAAGTATACGAGGATAACCTGGTTAAAACTTTAAACGATTCCATTATCAAAACAATGTCACTACCACTAGATTCTTTCGGAAACTCAACTCCGCTGAGGCACAAGAACATTATTTGGCAAATCATCACTAGAAACGACAAGCCTTATTTGCGGGTTTGGGATTTTGCGAATCCAGAAATCGAAAATTTTAAGGGATTTGAAAATTATCCGCTAAATACAAATATGATTTTTGATGGAGAGTTTAAATATTTTCAAAATAAAAAATCAGAGGATGTAGATTCTCAGCTTGGCCTTAAGACAATTACTAACTTTATTGGGAATGTGAGTTTTACATATGAAGGTAAATCACATTCTTTAGATGTGGGTGAAGGTGGTTTTTTGATGGTAAATGACTTTAGTTCTGGCAACGAAACCTATGGCGGCGGCAGATATATGTATTTGACTTTACCTGAAAAGGATTCAATTGTTACCCTTGATTTTAATGAACTTTACAATCCGCCCTGTGCATTTAACAAGTTCACCACCTGTCTCTATCCGCCACGACAAAATGAAATGCCTTTTAAAATTGAAGCGGGGGAAAAATTGAAGAGAAATTAATTCACATTAATCGAAGAAGCGCCAGTAATGCTTAAATCTGATTTTTGCACAAAACCAATCACGGATAATTTGTCTGAAGCAGTCACCAGATCAGGGATATTAATCACCACAATCCCTTCATTCTTCATCAAAGGCAAAGCAAAATCTTGAATCACAATATTGATGTTCTTCAAGGTTTTTCCATTGTTTTCACCTTTATTGATTTTGGTAGAACGAGAATCCAAAACCAAATTCATTACGATTTGCTTGTCATCAACATCACCATTTACCACATAGTGAACCCGCACTTCATTTTCCCTTAAATCTACTTTGCTGAAGATAACTTCATTCAATGAAGCGGCAGATTTGGCGTTCTTAATAGCGTCACGCATTTTTGAAGAATCACTTCCAATAAATTCAACCTTGCCATTTATGACCGCTTGCGGAGTAAAAACCTCTTCATTCTTAAATTGCGCGCTGTATTTATTTTGAAGGTCAGTATTTTTCTTGCTGCTAAAAGGGTCTTCCCAACCTAAACGGTTCCAATAATCCACATGGTAAGAAAGCACATAAACATTGTCTAATGACTTGTCTTGTTTGATTTCTCCCAACAAATCATCAGCTTTTGGACAACTGCTGCATCCTTGAGAAGTAAACAGCTGAACTACCGCAAAAGAGTTTGTAGCCTTCGGAAAGATTTCAACCTTTTTAGAAACTGACATCCCCAGGATACCAGCAAACACAAAAAGGAGTGCGGAAAATTTCAAATGAGATCTCATAATAATGCTGTTAGCAGTTGTCGCGTTTATAAACTCCAAATTACCCTTCTTAGTATTCGGTCTCGCAATAATAACTAACAATTATAATTTCGTCAATTGCAATTAAAACCCGACTGCACTAACTTGGAAACTATTAAACCAAATATAAGGAAATGAACATCGAAAAAATTTTTAAGAATAATCAAGATTGGGTTAAACAGAAACTCAACTTAGACCCGAATTATTTTAAAAAATTATCCGAAGGTCAGACTCCAGAGATTTTATATATCGGCTGTTCAGATAGTCGCGTTTCGGCAGAAGATCTCATGGGACTTTCTCCGGGGGATGCTTTTGTGCACAGAAATATCGCCAATATGGTTCCCAATACGGACCTTAGTGCCATGTCCGTTATAGAATATGCAGTTAATCATTTAAAAGTTAAGCACATTGTAGTCTGCGGTCACTATTATTGTGGAGGCGTTAAAGCTGCGATGCAATCTGCAGATTTGGGAGTTTTAAATCCATGGTTACGGAACATTAGGGACGTTTATAGAATACATAGGGCAGAAC
Encoded here:
- a CDS encoding Uncharacterized membrane protein, DUF4010 family — protein: MNYNDLITLAIAFGLGMLVGLQRQKTDSEMAGVRTFTLISILGVMSGFLTRDFDNPYILPILGLSLMGMLAVANIIKLKKFDEADVGQTTEVAALLMFAIGAYLVLGSRVTGVVVGGTMAILLYLKEHLHDFIEDLKEKDLAAIMTFAGISLVILPILPNTTFGPYDVLNARNIWLMVTLIVGISVVGYFIYKFVGKNVGNIANGILGGLISSTATTVSYARKTAETKGIAKMAAFVIMAASTVALLRVMIEVVVVVPNKVPEVLLPLGVELVIMIALSIGLYYFINKEGDDAEMPEPSNPAQFKSALIFGILYAVILLAVAFTKDKFGNNALYAVSIISGLTDVDAITLSLSNLMKGEGLATSLGWRLILLASLSNLAFKGVLAATMGGRSLAKWVGIAFGISIITGLIIMWLWPESWHL
- a CDS encoding K(+)-stimulated pyrophosphate-energized sodium pump, with amino-acid sequence MDSNIIFVPIVLAIVGLLFMFVKMNWVKKQSAGSEKMQEISKAIKEGALAFLAAEYRLLLIFVVIASAALGVIAYMVPTTHWIIIVAFICGAFFSALAGNIGMRIATEANARTAEAAKTSLPQALKVAFGGGTVMGLGVAGLAVLGLSLFFMLFVNMFVTGGSNFYDDMTVALEALAGFSLGAESIALFARVGGGIYTKAADVGADLVGKVEAGIPEDDPRNPATIADNVGDNVGDVAGMGADLFGSYVATVLASMVLGNYLIKDMSVDTPFTDGFGNMGPILLPIVIAGVGILASIIGTFLVGIKSNTARESQVQKALDMGNWVAILLTLVASFFLIDYMLPETMNMKFFGEGYKAISSMNVFWSACIGLAVGALISVVTAHYTSLGKGPVMDIVKNSSTGAATNIIAGLAVGMKSTFLSVILFAAAIYGSYELAGFYGVALAASAMMATTAMQLAIDAFGPIADNAGGVAEMSELDPEVRERTDILDSVGNTTAAVGKGFAIASAALTALALFAAYVTFTGIDGINIFKADVLAMLFIGGMIPVVFSALAMQSVGKAAMEMVKEVRRQFREIPGIMEGTGKPEYAKCVAISTKAALREMILPGLITIITPILIGLIFGAEPLGGYMAGVCVSGVMWAIFQNNAGGAWDNAKKSFEAGVMIDGTMTFKGSEAHKAAVTGDTVGDPFKDTSGPSMNILIKLTCLVGLVIAPILGGHADETGYANTDQIKVEMNLESDAVAEAKVEFTKTVNGERVVETKTFTGTEAEVMANIKKYETDNNIEEIKVEKKVEKIETTNE
- a CDS encoding Uncharacterized conserved protein, DUF302 family, encoding MKNSIFFSALLALSFSCSTVDNSETEQAFAMKIRANKHTSTDYNVVGTKYAAATIAMQAAYNRLIYSLKKNEAVSIIAEVDHEKNAKSVGLELNPTRVVFFGNPVLGTPLMQKNQLAGLDLPQHVLFFRNEKMEDYAMYNSVEYLKSRYDLEGVATLEKISGALQNLVSDATKSEIKSASGQTVSYADGIIIKESSQDFESTYSNLQNAILSNPNLKIVAELDHQKNAESVGLDLRPTRIIIFGNPNLGTPLMQDEQTVGLDLPQKMLVYQDENGNVFVAYNDLFYLKERHMLDSSDEQLQMISNALNNLSNAAVGM
- a CDS encoding Sugar phosphate permease — protein: MKHITRAVWILSVISLFTDMASEMLYPIMPIYLKHIGFSVVLIGILEGFAEAIAGLSKGYFGKQSDLSGKRVPFVQVGYALSAISKPMMAIFIYPLWIFFARTIDRIGKGIRTGARDAILSDEATAETKAKVFGFHRSMDTMGAVIGPALALLYLYFYPEDYKTLFFLAFIPGVLAVISSYLLKDKRKPNLETTKGSFFSFLHYWKESPEIYRKLVLGLLFFTLINSSDVFLLLKAKEAGLDDTWVIAVYIFYNLIFALFALPMGILADKVGMKNIFIIGLLIFSVVYFGMAINTNIYFFFGLFFLYGVYASMTEGISKAWITNITSKKDTATAVGNYSGFQSLCAMLSSTLTGFMWFQFGGNAAFMTTAALTIIAIVYFISLPKPQPYVE
- a CDS encoding carbonic anhydrase produces the protein MNIEKIFKNNQDWVKQKLNLDPNYFKKLSEGQTPEILYIGCSDSRVSAEDLMGLSPGDAFVHRNIANMVPNTDLSAMSVIEYAVNHLKVKHIVVCGHYYCGGVKAAMQSADLGVLNPWLRNIRDVYRIHRAELNDISDEEERYKRFVELNVQEQCVNVIKTAAVQKAKHERGITVHGWVLDVHFGKLIDLKLDFDKVLEDVMEIYRLKP